The sequence below is a genomic window from Amphiprion ocellaris isolate individual 3 ecotype Okinawa chromosome 16, ASM2253959v1, whole genome shotgun sequence.
TCAGCCTTGTGTTCCTTTTGCTTCAGAAAGAGGTTCATGCATGACAGAGATTGCCACACCactctgcttttatttgttcAAGGTCAGTCGAGGCTAGTTGCTTCAGAATATTAACACAGTTGTTAGTTTCATTATAATAGTTGAACAgctttcagttttattctgaTCCCTGGCTGAAAATTGTCCACAGCTTTTGTTGTGTATTCAGGACAGCAGAATTAAAACACACCATTGTAAGACAGAGGCATAATTTGCTGATAGGCTTCTTTGTCCTTAATAACTTGAGCTGCACATTTTTGTCAAGCAAAAATATTCAGTACTTGACGCCTAATATTATTAGAAATATCTTAGTAATTAATTTCAAAGGATATTAATACAACTTACTTGTAattttgtgcttcactgtcaagATAAAAATGATCATATTGTGAGAATCCAGAGTTTCCTTCCCAGTCATTCAGCTGGATCCTTAGTTTGTAGGACTGTTGATTTGTCAGTCTGGAGACAAATTCATTTCCTAACCAGAATTCACCTGAAGGTTCTCCAAACCCCTGAAATGACCCAGGAGAAATATAATTACACCTTGTGGAACCACTGCAGCAGAACAAGAGTGATTGCTTTTTCTAGTAACAAAAGGAGCAGACCAACAGAGGACCACAGAGTACTGCACATTTCTTGGCTGTTACAATAAAAGTTATTCCCAGGAAGTGAATATTTCATCAGGATTCACACAGTAATGTCAGCAATCAAACAAACAGTCTCAGCTATTCGCAATCACAATgagatgatgaaaaaaatgcaaattttaactGAGCTTGCACTGTGATAGGAAATTACATGAATGCTGTCCTTTGTAATGACTGTTTGTAGAGACCTGAGATTGAActctgagtttattttttatcatggTTTTGGCCTATTTATGTCCCTCTTGACACTGGCAATGCTTGGCACTATTTTTGGGAATACTTAAGATCATTTTATGATGGCATTTTATAAACATGGTTTCAGATGCGCTGacacaaataataaatgcaCTGTGATTAATCGGGATACTTGAATGATAGCGCATAGCTAAAATTCTTGTGGTTTCAAAATGTTCGGGGACACGGCTGGCTTTATGTTCATGAACAACAGATTGTGATTGCTTAAGATCTCTTTATTAGTGGCTGCAGTGTCCCTCCTTTGGATTGCATTAAGAAATTGCCTCTGATCTGAGTGACACTGCAGAATCCCTAAAACTCTTCAAACACAGTCAGTCGCCCAAACCAAGTCTGGCCCCAGCTATCTGCATTTGGAATGAAAAGCGTAGCCTagggaatattttttaaagggaAGAATTTCTTCTTGATAGCTTTTACCTTTTTGTACTCTTGCCACGTACGGTGAAAGTCAACACGGCCGTCAAAACGTTTTTGTAGTACTGTCCAgcctcctccctctgtctccatGTCACAGAAAGCCTTCAAGTACAAGTGAAAAGCAGTTGCCATGTTTAATAATTAGAAAATAATGCTCTGTAAAGGATTCATGCCCATTAGTAATTTTACAGTACTGTccaattaaaataactgttatGTTGCAAAGAAAGGATTCGGGAATAAAGTCCAAGTCCTTGAAAAGTATCTAAGGAGATCACAGTTTTAGCTCAAGCATGCACATCGTTAATAGAAGTCTGAGGACATTTTAATTTGACTGCTCCGCCCTCAAACACAATGCTTTATACTGAGCTCTTCATCCAGAAGCGTGCAGTGTTTTATTTGCAAGGTTGTGTAAGTGAGGGTAGGTCATtgcatgtctgtgtgcatgtacacATGCACTATCATGACATTATTTAGGTGTGCACTCACAGATACATGAAGAGTGGTTCATAGTGATCTAGTAAAACAAGGCTTCTTATTTAACACCAGGTTGTTGGTGACCATCCACTTACAGCAAGTCTAGTTAGATACAGTCAAACAAGTGTACTTTACCTTTACCTCTATTGTAGTGTTGGGTAATGTTAGAGTGTAGACGCCACTCTGGGTGTTTCCTGACTTGTAGACAGCAGCACAGTCCATGAAAGTAGTAGGAGTGTCCTGCATCATGGCAGTTTTGGTCTCTGTGGAAGAAATCAGTCTCATTAATGTTGTAGCACACAGCTATACAACATTTAGGTGACCTCCTTTTGCCATTTCACATGTCTGATTCTTTTGTTTAGTGCCAATGTGGGTAATTCCTGTGCGGTTGGTCCCTGTAGATTCAAGTATGCCAGCTCCACCATACACTGATGTTCCAAATTACTGAACCAAACAGTACTGGTTTTGTACTGTATTCCCAGATATCTGAGTATCGGCAGAGAAACAGTCCAAGCAGAATGTACTTTTGTGAGGAAATGTTGGGGGACTGAAAGGAtgctgctcattctttgttttaGGGTGTGCCAAACTAGCAGCTAGGCAGGTTTCATCCAAATGTATTACACAGTGATGTAGATCATTTACTTAAGAAAAGGCTTTATTTCAGATAAGATATTTAGACACTCATGGGGAATTTCTGTGTGAGAAAATGGCTTCCTTCAGTGTGAACTCTTTACTTTGTAAGTTTGCAAACCTTTTACTTGCACAAAAAGAGCTGGAActcacaaaagaaaaagggaaaaccCAGAAAGCATAACATGAGCTctttaaagactggaaacagttgGAAATAACTAGCACGGGTCTGTCCAAAAGTAAACCAATCCACCTTCCAGGAACTGAAGAGACTCAGGAGAGCTGTTTGTACTTGTTTCCAGTCGTTTTATTAAACAAAGCTAACCAGCGGCTGGATGTAGCTTCGTTTTTAACAGACTGATATATCTCTCTGCCAGATAGTGATTAAGCCTATTGGCCAAAATGTCCGACTATTCTTTTAAATTGTGTTCACTTTTGCAAATATTGAGTGGCTGCAGCTGTCTGGTCTGAAGGTCAGAATGGTGCTTGTGCTGGCAGCTGTGTTATTATGATacttgtatttatatatatattttttatttatttatttatatatatatatatatatatatatatatatatatatatatatatatatatatatatatatatatatatatatatatatatatatatatatatatatatatatatatatatatatatatatgcgtaTGCGAGTAAGACTCCATACCTCGTCTCCCTTTTATGGGTAACTATAGGGTCAAGAAGTTGCGTTGACCTGAAATGTTGACTCACCTCGAGCAGAGCCGGCAGAGATGGTGTAAATGAGGTTGTTCACAGTGTCCAGTAGctcctgctgctgatgctgcaggaCAGTGTTGTTGGAGGAGACTTtgagcagctgctgctccagctcACCTATAATGGCTGTCTGCCTCAGTATCAGAGTCTGGAGCTGCTCCTTTTCATCTCGAAGCACCTTCAGCTCCACCTGCCTctgctcctccatctcctccacttTCTTTTCCAGAAAACTGAGGAGAAACAGGCAAGTCATGCAGTGAGCTGTGTCTTTGCTTAGTCCAATACTGCAGTGTTAGTGACCatgaaaatgtcagtttttttcccaTGCCATTTGGTGTCCTCACCTGTTTTTATCATTCAGTTTGTTGATTTCGTTTGTTTGGACAATTAGTTGTTTTTCAAGCTTGTTGGTTGACAAGGAATTTTCAAGAAGCTGACGCTCAAGTCGAGTTGTGTGATGAATGACCtaaaaacaaggcagaaagGTGAAGCAGTTCATTCAGACTGTGTCCCACATGTCCTGTGATGATGTGTCCATTCATCCACCAGTCATCCAGTACACTTCTAAATGCTTCgaattattgtttttgtatatGCCTCCTAATGTCTTACATTTACCCTTGGGAACAATAAGAAGCGCAATCTCCAGTAGCGACATTTTGTTCTCCATACAACACTAGTTTAGTTCTACTGTAAATAGGATGTGACCTAATGAATCTACTGTGGATagaatattttaaattgaatttatgcAACTGTGTCAAAGATTCTTTGACACAGTTTTTGCCTCTTTACATTTCGTGTAGTAAGTTTTAACAATTCAAAAAATAGTCAGAAAGAGCATGTACCATATAAGGAGCTATATCCAGAGCTGTAAATATGTAATAATATTCCTAAATGTCATATCAGTTTGAAGTATATGTGCCAGGTCAACAGCCAGTTTGATCATCAGGCTTTGTATTCCACTAGCTGATCAAGTTCAGTACAAATCCAGTTTGCACCTCTAGAGTGAACAAACAACCATTTGCAAAATGGAAAATCATGACAGGAAAGAGGAGCCATATTCCAATGCAGCAGACGTACCTGAACAAGGACAAACTTTGCAAATCCATGTATTTTCACAGACCGACGTATTGAACCTAACTCTGGGGTTGGGGACCTTGCCACTAATTTCCCAGTTTGGAGGAACTGAACTCAGCAAAAAGCAGGTTGTTTACATGGATCCCAGCTATGTGTCTCCAATGGAGCTGTTGATGTCTTTGAACAGACGGATGTCTGATTGTGACAAACTGATAGACCCTTTCTCTGGGAATACGAGTGTGCTAATAACAGGAAATGCTGTACAGTTGGCTCACATAAGGTCATTGACGTGTAGCCACAATAATAAACTGACGCCATCATGCCTGTTTTTCCctctgcttattttttttaacactccaaagctacaatatttttttacattgtatcACAGAAAACAGTTAAGCATGAATCTTTGAACGCAAAGAACAGGAAACTTGAACTGTGGTGCTTTTTTCCACATAATTTCTAACCATgagtaaaaaacaaatagaCAGCCTCACCTGTGCCTCAACATTTGTGAGTTTCCTTGTTTGCTCGGCAGTTTGACTCAGCAGGTTTGTTCCAATTTCAATCATCGTAGCTGTGTGATTGTGTACAGCAGTCTGCTGGATGTGGACCATGTCCTGCTTCATGCTGTCCTGTATGTAGTTCTCCAGCTGAAATACAAAAGAATGACAATTAGATTGAGAGAGTTTTTAGAATGTAATGATTACTATCATTAGCCAGAGCTTTTGTTGTACATGCACAACCTAGTGTTAGATTATACACATAAGTTCACAGATTGTAAGCTGGTTTCAGCTACTGTAATGTGGGACACAAAGCAGCTCTGTTTCCCATTTTCAGTGGATAAGACAGAACTCATACTAGCGGCTAACATTCATGAGTCAAGAACATTGCAGtaaaaattttatgttttagtgTTCTATTGTGTTTTGCTTCCTGCTTATGCACTGAAAATTTCACCGTTCTCAGGTTTGTCTGTCATCCGCGTGAAGTATAGACTGCACACATCTTCCCAAAATATCCTTGCAGTAATGATGTTATCAGATAAATCTGTAAtaaccaccttggattgtgtttatatgtttaatTTATGTGATTTACATGTTTTGGAAATAGAAAGATGCTACTGTACCACAGTGAAAGGATGCAGCACCACTCTAAGGAGAGCCATGTGGATATATCTCTTTCATTTTATACAGTCTAATATTTCAAAGCCTCCTTGAAGTCAGGAATAAAAGTAATTTACAAGGGCTTGTTCACTCTGAAGGCGGAATAAAGAAACGTCTCCTCACTAATGCAGTATtagaataaatttaaaaactgtcatGTAAAACATTTAGAATTCTGATGTCATTTTGCCCATATCAAACCTCTATCATCTTTACAAGATTTGTTCTTATCTACCTTTCAGTATCGCCGGATTTAGACGAGGACTAATCATTAAGTTATTTCCTGCATGGTGTTCCTGAGTGGCAATCAGGTCGCACGACTCGTAAACAGGATGGAAGTGTTGAGTGAGGAGTTACATCCTTCATGACAGTCTGCCTTGTGAGCAACTGTGAACCACTGTCAGTGTAACATCTTTGTCATCCACACTAAGTTTGCGTAATTACTTATATTATTCCCTCATCGGTCTGTAATGCAGCCACAGACAGAcgcttttattgttattttttattacaaatgCAGCCAACAGATGCAATTAGTGCTGATTTTGTTTGTCTTCCTCTTTTGGTGTCCACTTTGTTTGTGTTCTTGGATACACACAGATGAGTGGACGATTGTCGTTGTAGCCGTTGGCAGGATGTCCCACTGACAGTAAATGATCTAATCAGTTGTTTACTCTCTGTCCCTCAAAGGCGTCAGCAAGGAATGACTTTGTTCCTCTTTCACATGAGCCGtgacaacaattttttttttatcagctatCATCAGCTGGTGCTGCATAAATAATACTCAGAAATTAAGTGATTATACTCTGATgattttaaataagtaaatcaCGTGAAGTTTTTCAGTCTTAATGCAAAGGGCAGTCTCATTCTTCTAAATAAGGTGACAGTTGCTTCTTTTCTGAAGATATTTAGTCTCTAAacttttccatccatccactgaCTAATTCATGCATCAGTCCACCTGAGTGCTTCATTTCTGTTAGTACGTAAAGTTAAATGTATCACCCACTTGTACATAAATCACTCAATCTAATAATTGTCATTTCCGGCGTATTCCTCTTCAGGGACAAATGCAGCTGAAAGCTTTGACAACATGGAGTGAATACATTTTACCCTACTGAACTTTTAAAGTGCCTCTAAAGTAATTGATTATCCCCAAAAAACTCATCTCCAGCCATCagatttacatatttagatgctttttacatgtaaatgatAATTTCTTGtgttaaaatggcttagatgtatgAGCAGATCTGTGAAGTGCCTGCGTCTTTTTCCAACCACATCTCcccacttgctgcagctcaagcacacaaGCTCATTTATGACTCCGCTCAAACACTATAAAACTTCTCAAAGTGCTTTTACAGTGGAAAGTTGTAATGTTTGAGTAATTTAGCCATGCATGTACGAACCAAAAAACAATTCTAAAGAAGAGCAAGGGCATGGAAAGCCCCAACCTGCAAGCAGACAGGATTGGTTCAAAGCAGAAATGCTCAGCCGTGCTGTTGACCGATTATTTGGTTGGGAAGTTTCCATCATATAACAATCACCATTGTGACAACTTGATTTTATCCGGAAGGAGTCTTtaatcaaaactaaaaatatggtTTAAACACTCCCATATAAGAATTAATATATTATACTAATACTAAGGTtacagctacagcagcagacCAACCTGTTCTAATATTTTCACTGTTCATCTGTGGTAGAAATGTGAGTTTCCTAATGTATTTGTATTACACAAGTTTTTTGGAGACCTTACTTCTCTACCACACTTGTTGCTTTGAATCTTTGGGTCCAAAAGTTTTTGCGTCCAAAAAAATTTGGCCTAATGCTTCTCCACTATTAGAGCAGATTTTGAGTAAAGTATAATGTTTCAATTCAGTTACTGTAAGAATGCGTATTATACTCGGCCTCTATTCTTTGTGACGAAATGTGAAATACATTTTAGGAAAGAGCATTTGTGTTGGGAAACATAACTACTGCCTTATTGTCTAATATAATGTACAGGGATATGTAaagtaaaacaataattaaGAAAATGTTCTGGTTCTACCTGtccttcacttctttttttcagcCAGCACCTGCACAAGGTTTCTTATTTTTGGATGTGCATGCTTTTCTCTTTCACACATAATGTTAACAATCCTTTTTCACGCTttagctgtgatttttttttctttttttacctaTATTTGTTCATTTGGAGAATTCACATCAGAAGTGGATATCAGAGTCTCCCTTTATATACAAAGGCTGATGTGAAACCGATAAAGTATGCTGACACAAGTACAGCTAAATCTTTAGTGACAGATTAATCAGCAATCTTCTGTGTATATAACAAATACATAACCTTGCAGTATGGAAGATGTTCTGTTGGACTTTGTAAAACGTTCAGCTGTATTGCGAACAGGCTTTGATCATTGAGGCAGCACTTGAGTTCTGTCTTTGTGAGCATAGCGCTGTCTGACCTCTCCTGTGAAACGGATCAGAACTTGTTTTATGCTACAAGACAGGGATCATGTGATCAAGCTGTgagatgtttttgtcttgtctcTCCTCATCTTGTTTAGTTGTGATCATGAATCACACTTTGAAAAGGGTTGAGGAGAGGGGATAAGAAAAGAAACAGCTCCCTTCTTTCACTTGGACAAGTAACGGCTCAGCAAACTAAAAGGAAACTATGCATCCCGCATGTGGACACCTGTGTTGAGTCTTTGTCAATCATCAAACCCAGTATGTCCCTTTCCAGTGAATAAAAGTGTCTTAGAAACcctcagcacatttttgtgtttgtttccaaCTTGTGCAAATCAAAATAAATTCTCAAACTGATTTTCTATTTGTTAAAACTCTGATAGAagttttcttgttcttgttaTGCATCCCTTTGCCCATTAAAACTGACTCTGCGTCTTTGTTCAGTGAACAGTTAAATTACTATTTTGTGTAATTAGTCAAACCTTACTGGCAGTATGCGGAATAAGAAGACCTGGTGGTTTAATATGGGCTCGGAATTACTTGTCCATCAGTTGAAATGGGTACATTTATGTGAAACTTTCTCATGGATTTAGGGGAAATCTGGCAAAATTAGCAGTTTGTTCAAGTTACTTGTACAATGCTGAATAGTTATTGGGTCTTCTTTAAAATTCGACACTCCTTGACACTAAAAATTTGAGTGGAAGTAAGAATCTCTAATCCATTACCTCTGTGAACGCTCTTATCACATTTTGTCCTCTCATACATCACTGGaagcttattttttttagataccTACATAgactttttccatcactgtCAAATCACTGCAGTCAAGACAGTCATTGGTATTAATGGGATATCATGAGTGTGACACAACTTTACCTTGAGCAGCCACTGTGTGTTATTCTCCATGGTGATCTCCAGTTGTTCCAGCCTCTGAACTGACTCGTTGCTGTCCGTGGGTCCATCCTTTTGAACTGGATAGTTGTAGCTGTTGC
It includes:
- the angpt2a gene encoding angiopoietin-2a isoform X1 codes for the protein MKMVNVDLLVLSFCLGLGTGYSAVSKRQYQIQNGPCSYTFLLPEQENCQTQSNSYNYPVQKDGPTDSNESVQRLEQLEITMENNTQWLLKLENYIQDSMKQDMVHIQQTAVHNHTATMIEIGTNLLSQTAEQTRKLTNVEAQVIHHTTRLERQLLENSLSTNKLEKQLIVQTNEINKLNDKNSFLEKKVEEMEEQRQVELKVLRDEKEQLQTLILRQTAIIGELEQQLLKVSSNNTVLQHQQQELLDTVNNLIYTISAGSARETKTAMMQDTPTTFMDCAAVYKSGNTQSGVYTLTLPNTTIEVKAFCDMETEGGGWTVLQKRFDGRVDFHRTWQEYKKGFGEPSGEFWLGNEFVSRLTNQQSYKLRIQLNDWEGNSGFSQYDHFYLDSEAQNYKIHLKGYSGTAGKISSIGQPGSDFSTKDADNDKCVCKCSQLTTGGWWFDACGPSNLNGMYYQQGQNSNRFNGIKWYYWKGSGYSLKSTTIMIRPADFSGSL
- the angpt2a gene encoding angiopoietin-2a isoform X2; this translates as MKMVNVDLLVLSFCLGLGTGYSAVSKRQYQIQNGPCSYTFLLPEQENCQTQSNSYNYPVQKDGPTDSNESVQRLEQLEITMENNTQWLLKLENYIQDSMKQDMVHIQQTAVHNHTATMIEIGTNLLSQTAEQTRKLTNVEAQVIHHTTRLERQLLENSLSTNKLEKQLIVQTNEINKLNDKNSFLEKKVEEMEEQRQVELKVLRDEKEQLQTLILRQTAIIGELEQQLLKVSSNNTVLQHQQQELLDTVNNLIYTISAGSARETKTAMMQDTPTTFMDCAAVYKSGNTQSGVYTLTLPNTTIEAFCDMETEGGGWTVLQKRFDGRVDFHRTWQEYKKGFGEPSGEFWLGNEFVSRLTNQQSYKLRIQLNDWEGNSGFSQYDHFYLDSEAQNYKIHLKGYSGTAGKISSIGQPGSDFSTKDADNDKCVCKCSQLTTGGWWFDACGPSNLNGMYYQQGQNSNRFNGIKWYYWKGSGYSLKSTTIMIRPADFSGSL